In a single window of the Cucumis melo cultivar AY chromosome 11, USDA_Cmelo_AY_1.0, whole genome shotgun sequence genome:
- the LOC103498358 gene encoding metal transporter Nramp5-like, whose translation MEAQMSTTVTPSLGGGSNRIVAVNITTPTNAVNLQNHQEEKNTTHQKPGWRKFVSHVGPGFLVSLAYLDPGNLETDLQAGANHGFELLWVVLIGLIFALIIQSLAANLGVSTGKHLSEVCKAEYPIFVKYCLWLLAEVAVIAADIPEVIGTAFALNILFHIPVWAGVLLTGLSTLLLLGLQRYGARKLELLIAILVFVMAACFFGEMSYVKPPASGVLKGMFVPKLKGEGATADAIALLGALVMPHNLFLHSALVLSRKVPNSVRGINDACRYFLIESGIALFIAFLINVAVVSVSGTVCTVGNVAQTTADQCSDITLNSASFLLQNVLGKSSSTIYAIALFASGQSSSITGTYAGQFIMQGFLDLKMKTWARNLMTRSIAITPSLIVSIIGGPQGAGRLIIIASMILSFELPFALIPLLKFSSSSTKMGPHKNSIYIIVISWILGLAIIGINIYYLSTAFVDWLIHNNLHKVANVFIGIAVFPLMAAYIGAVIYLMFRKDRVVTYIEPEKDDAMAQAHLETGLNNSFGPRDVTPVPFREDLAHIQLPE comes from the exons ATGGAAGCACAGATGAGTACGACGGTGACACCGTCTCTTGGTGGTGGCAGCAATCGCATAGTGGCAGTTAACATCACAACTCCGACCAACGCCGTTAATCTACAGaatcaccaagaagaaaaaaacaccACCCATCAG AAACCTGGATGGAGAAAGTTTGTATCACATGTTGGACCTGGCTTTCTCGTCTCATTAGCTTACCTTGATCCTGGCAACC TGGAAACGGACTTGCAGGCGGGAGCTAATCACGGGTTCGAG CTTCTATGGGTGGTGCTTATCGGATTAATATTTGCGCTCATAATCCAATCCCTTGCTGCAAATCTTGGCGTAAGCACCG gaAAACATCTATCGGAAGTGTGCAAAGCCGAATATCCAATATTTGTGAAGTATTGTCTTTGGTTGTTAGCTGAAGTTGCTGTAATAGCAGCCGATATTCCAGAAG TGATAGGAACGGCCTTCGCTCTGAATATTCTATTCCATATTCCTGTTTGGGCAGGAGTACTCCTCACTGGTTTAAGTACCCTTTTGCTTCTTGGTCTCCAAAGATATGGG GCAAGGAAGCTAGAATTGTTGATAGCAATATTAGTGTTCGTAATGGCGGCGTGTTTCTTTGGAGAAATGAGCTACGTGAAGCCTCCAGCGAGCGGTGTTTTGAAAGGAATGTTTGTTCCAAAGCTCAAAGGCGAAGGAGCCACCGCCGACGCCATTGCTCTTCTGGGCGCCCTCGTTATGCC GCATAACCTGTTTCTTCATTCCGCTCTTGTGCTTTCAAGGAAAGTCCCCAATTCCGTCCGCGGTATCAAC GACGCTTGTAGGTACTTCCTAATAGAGAGCGGAATTGCATTGTTCATAGCATTTTTAATAAACGTCGCCGTTGTTTCTGTTTCCGGCACCGTCTGTACTGTCGGAAATGTCGCCCAAACTACCGCCGATCAATGCTCCGACATAACTCTCAACTCCGCCTCCTTCCTCCTCCag AATGTATTGGGAAAATCAAGCTCCACTATTTACGCCATAGCGCTATTTGCATCGGGACAGAGCTCTAGCATCACTGGCACTTATGCCGGTCAGTTCATTATGCAG GGATTTTTGGacttgaaaatgaaaacatGGGCAAGAAATCTAATGACAAGGTCCATTGCAATAACGCCAAGTCTTATCGTATCCATCATCGGCGGTCCTCAAGGAGCTGGCCGTCTCATCATTATTGCATCG ATGATCCTTTCCTTCGAGCTTCCGTTTGCTCTAATTCCACTACTCAAATTCAGTAGTAGCAGCACCAAGATGGGCCCCCACAAGAACTCCATATAC ATCATTGTAATCTCATGGATATTGGGCCTCGCAATCATCGGCATCAACATCTATTATCTCAGTACGGCCTTCGTGGACTGGCTAATTCACAATAATTTACACAAAGTTGCAAATGTTTTCATCGGGATCGCTGTGTTTCCCTTAATGGCTGCCTACATTGGTGCCGTTATTTACCTAATGTTTCGAAAAGACAGGGTCGTCACTTACATTGAACCCGAGAAGGATGATGCTATGGCCCAAGCCCATTTGGAAACTGGGCTTAATAATTCTTTTGGGCCTCGTGACGTCACTCCAGTGCCTTTCAGAGAGGATTTGGCCCATATTCAACTACCAGAGTAG